ATACAGGCTGACCGCATTCCGCGCTTATCCTGCCACATCATACCCGCTGTTCACGCCCAGATGCCGCAGCTTGTCAGGGTTGCGCACGATCCACACGGCGACGATCTTGCCCGCGCGGATGCCGATGGCCGTGGTTTGCAGCACATTCCCCGGCTCTCGGGTCACGAAACCGGGCGCGCCGTTGATCAGTCGGATCGGCGGCAATGGCGGTGGTGGAAGGTGGCGTTTGCGGGCAAGGCCGACAAACAGCCCCGCCGCCCGTCTGCGACCGCGCAGCACATTGATCGCCGCAGGCACCTTGCCGCCGCCGTCGGTATGAACCTCGATCTCATCGGCAAACAGATCGGTCAGCGCCTGCATGTCACCGGTGCGGGCTGCATGCCAGAAGGCCGCGACGATCGGGGTGGTCTGCGCGGGTGGCAGGACGGGTCCGGTGTCTGCCCCCGCCATCCGCTTGCGGGCGCGTGACACAAGCTGGCGGCAGGTTGCAGGCGTACGCCCGACCACAGTTGATATCTCGTCAAAGGAATAGTCAAAAGCATCGCGCAACAAAAACGCCGCGCGCATTTCCGGTGTCAACCGGTCCAGGGTCAGGATCAGCGCGATCCCCACATCCTCGGCCACGATCCAGGCTTGTTCAGCGTCGGGCGCGCTGTCCTGCACCAGCGGCTCCGGCAGCCATGCGCCGACATAACGCTCGCGCCGGACCCGCGCGGATTTAAGGTGATCAAGGCACAGCCGCGCGACAAGCGTGCCAAGATAGCGCGACGGATCATTGATGCCAGCAAGGGGCTGCGCGGCAAAGCGTATCCATGCCTGCTGCAAGATATCTTCGGTATCCGCCACCGACCCCGTCATGCGATAGGCAAGCCCCGCCAGACGGCGGCGCTCTCGCTGGAACAGTGTCAGATACGGGTCAGCCTGCATCAGGGCGCACGGGATGAGGGGCGCGGAAGCCAACCGCAAACCGGTTCCATGCGTTGATCGCGTTGATCACCAGCGTCAGGTCCACGCATTCCTGCGGCGTGAAAACATCCGTCAGCGCAGTGTAATCCGCATCCGGCGCGCCCGTGGCCTCGATCCGCGTCAATGCCTCGGACCAGCCAAGGGCT
Above is a window of Roseinatronobacter sp. S2 DNA encoding:
- the sigJ gene encoding RNA polymerase sigma factor SigJ codes for the protein MQADPYLTLFQRERRRLAGLAYRMTGSVADTEDILQQAWIRFAAQPLAGINDPSRYLGTLVARLCLDHLKSARVRRERYVGAWLPEPLVQDSAPDAEQAWIVAEDVGIALILTLDRLTPEMRAAFLLRDAFDYSFDEISTVVGRTPATCRQLVSRARKRMAGADTGPVLPPAQTTPIVAAFWHAARTGDMQALTDLFADEIEVHTDGGGKVPAAINVLRGRRRAAGLFVGLARKRHLPPPPLPPIRLINGAPGFVTREPGNVLQTTAIGIRAGKIVAVWIVRNPDKLRHLGVNSGYDVAG